Proteins from a single region of Erythrobacter sp.:
- the purE gene encoding 5-(carboxyamino)imidazole ribonucleotide mutase, with translation MEVTGGRVAIVMGSQSDWPTMKAAAEVLDELEVPYEARIVSAHRTPDRMVAFAKGAEGEGFDVIIAGAGGAAHLPGMIASMTHLPVLGVPVQSKALSGMDSLLSIVQMPGGIPVGTLAIGEAGAKNAGLLAASILALGDKDLSERLQDWRAAKSAAVTETPQD, from the coding sequence ATGGAAGTGACCGGGGGACGCGTCGCGATCGTGATGGGCAGCCAGTCCGACTGGCCGACCATGAAGGCCGCCGCCGAGGTGCTCGACGAGCTGGAAGTGCCCTATGAGGCGCGGATCGTCTCGGCCCATCGCACGCCCGACCGGATGGTCGCTTTCGCCAAGGGCGCGGAAGGCGAAGGCTTCGATGTCATCATTGCGGGCGCTGGCGGCGCAGCGCATCTGCCCGGCATGATTGCCAGCATGACCCACCTGCCGGTGCTCGGCGTGCCGGTGCAGTCCAAGGCGCTGTCGGGCATGGATAGCCTGCTCTCGATCGTGCAGATGCCCGGCGGCATTCCCGTCGGCACACTGGCGATCGGCGAGGCGGGGGCGAAGAATGCCGGCTTGCTCGCCGCGTCGATCCTCGCCCTCGGCGACAAGGACCTGTCCGAACGCCTGCAGGACTGGCGCGCCGCCAAGAGCGCGGCCGTAACCGAAACGCCGCAAGACTGA
- a CDS encoding DUF3035 domain-containing protein, protein MRKLAPVILLAGTSVMLAACGGSGGVFNRDRPDEFAVQRQAPLVVPPDFTLTPPAPGAPRPTEGTASDQALEALFGGPAQRSRIEASVIDRAGSAAPSIRSTVGDTGTNTVAKGRVTRDIIAAPEGDGQSATTVIPS, encoded by the coding sequence ATGCGTAAACTTGCACCCGTGATCCTGCTGGCCGGCACCTCGGTGATGCTGGCTGCGTGCGGCGGCTCCGGCGGTGTTTTCAATCGTGACCGGCCGGACGAGTTCGCTGTGCAGCGTCAGGCTCCGCTGGTGGTGCCGCCCGATTTCACGCTCACCCCGCCCGCTCCGGGTGCCCCGCGCCCGACCGAAGGCACCGCCTCGGATCAGGCGCTTGAAGCCCTGTTCGGCGGCCCCGCGCAGCGCAGCCGGATCGAAGCGAGCGTGATCGACCGCGCCGGCAGCGCCGCGCCGAGCATCCGCAGCACCGTGGGCGACACCGGCACCAACACCGTCGCCAAGGGCCGCGTCACCCGCGACATCATCGCCGCGCCGGAAGGCGACGGCCAGTCGGCCACGACCGTTATACCTTCTTGA
- a CDS encoding TonB-dependent receptor → MRKIYHVLHSGSPVATAAVLMAASLAAAPAQAAEAAGEGDADAANVAVTSIAPLAMLQQAAAEAAEDSDNVLIVTGTRAANRTVAESPVPIDVISAEQLRQSGLTETARLLRDLVPSLNFPQPSITDGTDAIRPATLRGLGPDQTLVLINGKRRHGAALLNLNGSVGRGSTAVDINQIPASSVGRIEVLRDGAAAQYGSDAIAGVINFQLNNARSGGRLFVNYGGFNTRIAGVKEVTGVNGTAGAVPTLTPDGVLQLNNTGRDLKVTDGEVLTVSGNIGLPLGPEGFINITAEYRDRNDTNRGGYDPRRNYSQSGALDPRELTLDRRYHRYGDPKTEDLNIVVNMGMPLDDQVSFYAFGSFGTREAESAGFYRRAADNRNVLAIYPDGFLPLINTDTQDFSIVGGLEGDFGGWKWDLSMSYGDNETEFFITDTLNASLGAASKTEFDAGAIAYSQLMANLDISREIEISGIDRLTLSLGTEWRREEYQLTEGEPDSYRAGPVRVGTNNSFITGAGATAFAAPGSQVFPGFQPSIGGVDVTLPNSRENVSLYAELDADITSGWNIQAAGRFEDYSDFGSTINGKIASRLELVDGLALRGAVSTGFRAPSLQQQFFAAAATNNIGGVLVDAVTLPVNNPVAIALGATPLKAEKSVSWSAGAVFNRVAGLNITFDYYQIDIDDRIVLTDNLSASRDAAGVPNGSNPGLGIAQILNAAGFTNISAARFFFNGIDTRTKGFDAIATYRTGLGDFGSLSLMAGYNWNDIDITGRRTNPGNLAQVPGIDLFGRLESLRIERGQPRDRINLGADWEWNWLSTTLRTNRFGEVFSAGATPINDVLLAPRWITDLEFRIRPQEGFANQLELAFGANNLFDQYPSVNPVGRTIDPVTGNPANLSVNNYFLPFSSFSPFGFNGRFFYGRVSFIF, encoded by the coding sequence ATGCGAAAGATCTATCACGTCCTCCACTCCGGCTCGCCCGTTGCCACCGCTGCCGTGCTTATGGCTGCGTCGCTGGCCGCGGCACCGGCACAGGCCGCTGAAGCTGCTGGCGAGGGCGATGCCGACGCCGCCAACGTCGCCGTGACCAGCATCGCGCCGCTCGCGATGCTGCAGCAGGCCGCCGCCGAAGCGGCCGAAGACAGCGACAATGTGCTGATCGTCACCGGCACCCGCGCTGCCAACCGCACCGTGGCCGAAAGCCCGGTTCCGATCGACGTGATCTCGGCCGAGCAGCTGCGCCAGTCGGGCCTCACCGAAACGGCGCGCCTGCTGCGTGACCTCGTGCCCTCGCTGAACTTCCCGCAGCCCTCGATCACCGATGGCACCGACGCGATCCGCCCGGCAACCTTGCGCGGCCTCGGCCCGGACCAGACGCTGGTCCTGATCAATGGCAAGCGGCGTCACGGTGCGGCGCTGCTCAACCTCAACGGCTCGGTCGGGCGTGGCAGCACGGCAGTCGATATCAACCAGATTCCCGCATCCTCGGTCGGCCGGATCGAAGTGCTGCGTGACGGCGCGGCGGCCCAGTACGGTTCGGACGCCATCGCCGGTGTCATCAACTTCCAGCTCAACAACGCCCGCAGCGGGGGCCGCCTTTTCGTCAATTACGGCGGGTTCAACACCCGCATTGCCGGCGTCAAGGAAGTGACCGGGGTCAACGGGACTGCCGGAGCGGTGCCGACCCTCACCCCCGATGGCGTGCTCCAGCTCAACAACACCGGCCGCGATCTCAAGGTGACCGATGGCGAGGTGCTGACCGTTTCGGGCAACATCGGCCTGCCGCTCGGGCCCGAAGGCTTCATCAACATCACGGCCGAATATCGCGACCGCAACGACACCAATCGTGGCGGCTACGATCCGCGCCGCAACTATTCGCAGAGCGGCGCGCTTGATCCGCGCGAACTGACGCTCGATCGCCGCTACCACCGCTATGGCGATCCCAAGACCGAGGACCTCAACATCGTCGTCAACATGGGCATGCCGCTCGACGATCAGGTCTCGTTCTACGCCTTCGGCAGCTTCGGCACCCGCGAGGCGGAATCCGCCGGCTTCTATCGCCGCGCGGCCGACAACCGCAACGTGCTGGCGATCTATCCCGACGGCTTCCTGCCGCTGATCAACACCGACACGCAGGATTTCTCCATCGTCGGCGGGCTCGAGGGCGACTTCGGCGGCTGGAAGTGGGACCTTTCGATGTCCTATGGTGACAACGAGACGGAGTTCTTCATCACCGACACGCTCAATGCGTCGCTCGGCGCTGCGAGCAAGACCGAATTCGACGCCGGTGCGATCGCCTACAGCCAGCTGATGGCCAACCTCGATATCAGCCGCGAAATCGAAATCAGCGGCATTGACCGCCTCACGCTTTCGCTCGGGACCGAGTGGCGGCGCGAGGAATATCAGCTCACCGAAGGCGAGCCCGACAGCTATCGTGCCGGGCCGGTGCGGGTGGGCACCAACAACTCCTTCATCACCGGGGCGGGCGCCACGGCCTTTGCCGCCCCCGGCAGCCAGGTGTTCCCGGGCTTCCAGCCCTCCATCGGCGGGGTCGATGTCACCTTGCCGAACTCGCGCGAGAACGTCTCGCTCTATGCCGAACTCGATGCCGACATCACCTCGGGCTGGAACATCCAGGCGGCCGGCCGCTTCGAGGACTATTCGGACTTCGGTTCGACCATCAACGGCAAGATCGCCAGCCGGCTCGAGCTGGTCGACGGGCTTGCCCTGCGCGGCGCGGTGTCGACCGGTTTCCGTGCGCCCTCGCTCCAGCAGCAGTTCTTCGCCGCTGCGGCCACCAACAATATCGGCGGCGTGCTGGTCGATGCGGTGACCTTGCCGGTGAATAACCCGGTGGCGATTGCCCTGGGCGCGACCCCGCTCAAGGCCGAAAAGTCCGTGTCGTGGTCGGCGGGTGCCGTGTTCAATCGGGTGGCGGGCCTCAATATCACCTTCGATTACTACCAGATCGACATCGATGACCGCATCGTGCTGACCGATAACCTCTCGGCCTCCCGCGATGCGGCGGGCGTGCCGAACGGCAGCAATCCGGGCCTGGGGATCGCGCAGATCCTGAATGCCGCGGGCTTCACCAACATCTCGGCCGCGCGGTTCTTCTTCAACGGCATCGATACCCGCACCAAGGGCTTCGATGCGATTGCGACCTACCGCACCGGGCTTGGCGATTTCGGCTCGCTGTCGCTGATGGCCGGCTACAACTGGAACGACATCGATATCACCGGCCGCCGCACCAACCCGGGCAACCTTGCCCAGGTGCCGGGGATCGATCTGTTCGGCCGTCTCGAATCGCTGCGGATCGAGCGTGGCCAGCCGCGTGACCGCATCAATCTGGGCGCCGACTGGGAGTGGAACTGGCTGAGCACGACCCTGCGCACCAACCGCTTCGGCGAGGTGTTCTCGGCCGGTGCGACGCCGATCAACGACGTGTTGCTCGCGCCGCGCTGGATCACCGATCTCGAATTCCGCATCCGCCCGCAGGAAGGCTTTGCCAACCAGCTGGAGCTTGCCTTCGGGGCCAACAACCTGTTCGATCAGTATCCCTCGGTAAACCCGGTCGGGCGGACGATCGATCCGGTGACCGGCAATCCGGCCAACCTTTCGGTCAACAACTACTTCCTGCCGTTCTCGTCCTTCTCGCCTTTCGGCTTCAACGGACGCTTCTTCTACGGCCGGGTCAGCTTCATTTTCTGA
- the gpmA gene encoding 2,3-diphosphoglycerate-dependent phosphoglycerate mutase — MPKLILVRHGQSQWNLENRFTGWWDVDLTAQGVAEATAAGELLKAKGVLPTYAFTSLQTRAIKTLHLALEAAGRLWIPETKDWRLNERHYGGLTGLDKAETAARHGDDQVKIWRRSFDIPPPVLEAGSEFDLASDPRYAGIAIPNTESLKLTIERVLPYWESTILPVLASGETVIIAAHGNSLRALVKHLSGISDADITDLEIPTGQPIIYDFDGSAVTGARYYLKDA, encoded by the coding sequence ATGCCCAAGCTCATCCTCGTCCGCCACGGCCAGAGCCAGTGGAATCTCGAAAACCGCTTCACCGGCTGGTGGGATGTCGACCTGACCGCGCAAGGCGTGGCCGAGGCCACCGCTGCGGGCGAGTTGCTCAAGGCCAAGGGCGTGCTGCCGACCTATGCCTTCACTTCGCTCCAGACCCGCGCGATCAAGACGCTGCATCTGGCGCTGGAGGCTGCGGGCCGCCTTTGGATCCCGGAAACCAAGGACTGGCGTCTCAACGAGCGGCACTATGGCGGGCTCACCGGGCTCGACAAGGCCGAGACCGCGGCCCGGCACGGCGACGACCAGGTCAAGATCTGGCGCCGCAGCTTCGACATTCCGCCCCCGGTGCTTGAGGCCGGGAGCGAGTTCGATCTTGCTTCGGACCCGCGCTACGCCGGGATCGCGATCCCCAACACCGAGAGCCTCAAGCTCACCATTGAGCGCGTGCTGCCCTATTGGGAAAGCACCATCCTTCCCGTGCTGGCCAGCGGCGAGACCGTGATCATCGCCGCTCACGGCAATTCCCTGCGCGCGCTGGTGAAGCACCTCTCGGGCATTTCCGACGCGGACATCACCGACCTCGAGATTCCCACCGGCCAGCCGATCATCTATGACTTTGACGGCAGCGCGGTGACAGGGGCCCGCTATTACCTGAAGGACGCATGA
- a CDS encoding isoleucine--tRNA ligase, whose amino-acid sequence MTEETTQRDYRDTVFLPKTDFPMKAGLPQKEPGIAARWEAIGLYDALRKARRGREKFILHDGPPYANGDMHIGHALNHILKDMVCRTQNLLGRDAPYVPGWDCHGLPIEWKVEEQYRKDKKAKPVLTGAGRDEAAVKAFRDECRTYAQKWVDAQRGQLKRLGIMGDWDHPYLTMQKESEAVIVAELLKLAEAGNLYRGSKPVMWSPVEQTALAEAEVEYEDITSTQIDVAFQIDESPVEALVGAFAVIWTTTPWTIPVNQAIAYGPTIEYVLGMPEFVNVSDEAMRSIVTSTTFNEFFVRPVLIASELVSSFVARVNGMLNQLDLGRYGSPDAKFELVVESRFKGADLAGTLARHPMHHLGGFYATPRPLLPGDFVTTDSGTGLVHMAPDHGEDDFDLCKANGINPVFAVMDDGRYRDDWGWLGGADERRMSVINPKFNAPDGPICSDLREAGALLAASADYAHSYPHSWRSKAKVIFRCTPQWFVPMDRALDDGTTLRDTAIAEIARVQFIPEKGRNRIGAMVEGRPDWVLSRQRAWGVPITLFVRPDGSYLQDPAVNARIVAAVNAEGMDAWNSANKAAFLGPDYDAQEFEMVTDILDVWFDSGCTHAFVLESGRWPDLQWPANLYLEGSDQHRGWFQSSLLQSAATRGRAPYDQVLTHGFTMDAKGKKMSKSLGNTVDPLKVMETYGADIIRLWALSVDFTEDHRIGDEILKGVGDQYRKLRNTFRYLLGALDGFVGDMSDAGELPELEVYILALLSELDGKLKAAAEAYDFNAYTRLLVDFCNEDLSAFFFDIRKDALYCDGPDSVTRNAYRTVLDLLFHALVRYAAPVLVFTAEEVWMSRYPEDGEEDEDGQRGSVHLLEWPSVPGVRVDNARWTQLRALRDAVNEAIEPLRRDKTIRSSLEAEVVVPAAMVPEGVSDEQLAELFITATVTRGQGDGVIVTKTAHHKCSRCWRHLPDVADEASLCGRCDDAVAQLDAAE is encoded by the coding sequence ATGACTGAAGAGACGACACAGCGCGATTACAGGGACACCGTCTTCCTGCCGAAGACCGATTTCCCCATGAAGGCCGGCCTTCCGCAGAAGGAGCCGGGTATTGCCGCGCGCTGGGAAGCGATCGGCCTCTACGATGCCCTGCGCAAGGCACGCCGGGGGCGCGAGAAGTTCATCCTCCACGATGGCCCGCCCTACGCCAATGGCGACATGCATATCGGCCATGCGTTGAACCACATCCTCAAGGACATGGTCTGCCGCACCCAGAACCTCCTGGGCCGCGATGCGCCTTACGTTCCCGGCTGGGACTGCCACGGCCTCCCCATCGAATGGAAGGTCGAAGAGCAGTATCGCAAGGACAAGAAGGCCAAGCCCGTCCTCACCGGCGCGGGGCGTGACGAGGCGGCGGTCAAGGCCTTCCGCGACGAGTGCCGCACCTATGCCCAGAAGTGGGTCGATGCGCAGCGCGGGCAGCTGAAGCGCCTCGGCATCATGGGCGATTGGGACCACCCCTACCTCACCATGCAGAAGGAGAGCGAGGCGGTGATCGTCGCCGAGCTTTTGAAGCTGGCCGAGGCGGGGAACCTCTATCGCGGCTCGAAGCCGGTGATGTGGTCCCCGGTCGAACAGACCGCGCTGGCCGAGGCGGAGGTCGAATACGAGGACATCACCTCGACCCAGATCGACGTGGCGTTCCAAATCGATGAGAGTCCTGTTGAGGCACTGGTCGGTGCCTTTGCCGTTATCTGGACAACGACACCGTGGACAATTCCGGTCAATCAGGCGATCGCTTACGGGCCTACGATCGAATACGTTCTCGGCATGCCGGAATTCGTGAACGTGTCCGATGAGGCGATGCGGAGCATTGTCACGTCAACCACATTCAATGAGTTCTTTGTCCGCCCGGTGCTGATTGCTTCAGAATTGGTCAGCAGCTTCGTCGCTCGAGTGAACGGAATGCTGAACCAACTCGATTTGGGTCGGTACGGTTCGCCTGATGCGAAGTTTGAACTGGTCGTAGAGTCCCGCTTCAAAGGCGCAGACCTCGCCGGCACCCTTGCCCGCCACCCGATGCACCATCTCGGCGGGTTCTACGCAACCCCGCGCCCGCTGCTTCCCGGCGACTTCGTCACCACCGACAGCGGCACCGGCCTCGTCCACATGGCACCCGACCACGGCGAGGACGACTTTGACCTCTGCAAGGCCAACGGCATCAACCCCGTCTTTGCGGTGATGGACGACGGGCGATACCGCGACGACTGGGGCTGGCTCGGCGGCGCGGACGAGCGGCGCATGAGTGTCATCAACCCCAAGTTCAACGCGCCCGATGGCCCGATCTGCTCGGACCTGCGCGAAGCCGGCGCGCTGCTCGCCGCGAGTGCCGATTACGCGCACTCCTACCCCCACTCGTGGCGCTCCAAGGCCAAGGTGATCTTCCGCTGCACCCCGCAGTGGTTCGTGCCGATGGATAGGGCGCTGGATGATGGCACCACGCTGCGCGACACGGCCATCGCCGAAATCGCCCGCGTCCAGTTCATCCCCGAAAAGGGCCGCAACCGCATCGGCGCGATGGTCGAAGGACGGCCCGACTGGGTGCTGAGCCGCCAGCGCGCCTGGGGCGTGCCGATCACCTTGTTCGTCCGGCCTGACGGCTCCTACCTGCAGGACCCTGCCGTCAACGCCCGCATCGTGGCGGCGGTGAATGCGGAAGGCATGGACGCGTGGAACAGCGCCAACAAGGCCGCGTTCCTCGGCCCGGACTACGACGCGCAAGAGTTCGAGATGGTCACCGACATTCTCGACGTGTGGTTCGATTCGGGCTGCACACATGCCTTCGTGCTCGAAAGCGGGCGCTGGCCGGACCTGCAATGGCCCGCCAACCTCTACCTCGAAGGCTCGGACCAGCATCGCGGCTGGTTCCAGTCCTCGCTGCTGCAATCGGCCGCCACCCGTGGCCGCGCGCCTTATGATCAGGTTCTCACCCACGGCTTCACGATGGATGCCAAGGGCAAGAAGATGTCGAAGAGCCTCGGCAACACGGTCGATCCGCTCAAGGTCATGGAGACCTACGGCGCGGACATCATCCGGCTGTGGGCATTGAGCGTCGACTTCACCGAGGATCACCGCATCGGCGACGAGATCCTGAAGGGCGTGGGCGACCAGTATCGCAAGCTGCGCAACACCTTCCGCTACCTGCTCGGCGCGCTCGACGGGTTCGTGGGCGACATGAGCGATGCGGGCGAACTGCCCGAGCTCGAGGTTTATATCCTCGCGCTGCTTTCGGAGCTGGACGGCAAGCTGAAGGCGGCCGCCGAAGCCTACGACTTCAACGCCTACACCCGCCTGCTGGTCGATTTCTGCAACGAAGACCTCTCGGCCTTCTTCTTCGATATCCGCAAGGACGCGCTCTATTGCGACGGGCCGGACTCTGTCACGCGCAACGCCTATCGCACCGTGCTCGACCTGCTGTTCCATGCCCTCGTGCGCTATGCTGCACCGGTGCTGGTGTTCACGGCCGAGGAAGTGTGGATGAGCCGCTATCCCGAGGATGGCGAAGAGGACGAGGACGGCCAGCGCGGGAGCGTCCACCTGCTCGAATGGCCGAGCGTGCCGGGCGTGCGCGTCGACAATGCCAGGTGGACGCAGCTGCGCGCGCTTCGCGATGCGGTCAACGAGGCGATCGAGCCGCTGCGGCGCGACAAGACCATCCGCTCCAGCCTCGAAGCTGAAGTCGTCGTCCCCGCCGCCATGGTGCCCGAAGGCGTGTCGGACGAGCAGCTCGCCGAACTGTTCATCACCGCGACAGTCACGCGCGGGCAGGGCGATGGCGTGATCGTCACCAAGACCGCCCACCACAAGTGCTCGCGCTGCTGGCGCCATCTGCCCGATGTGGCAGACGAGGCTTCGCTGTGTGGCCGCTGCGATGATGCCGTCGCCCAGCTGGATGCCGCGGAATGA
- a CDS encoding dihydrofolate reductase, translating into MTPEIVLIYARAANGAIGREGDLPWRLPADLRHFKALTLGKPMIMGRKTFDSLPGLLPGRRHIVLTRGEGLGEGAEPAGSIAEALALASAANDSGEIAVIGGAAIYGLFWPLAHRIELTQIHADYEGDTFMPAPDEGWAETAREDHAATGDTPAFSFITYRKAAA; encoded by the coding sequence ATGACGCCGGAAATCGTCCTGATCTATGCCCGTGCCGCCAATGGTGCGATCGGGCGCGAGGGCGATCTGCCATGGCGGCTGCCCGCCGATCTCCGGCACTTCAAGGCTCTGACGCTTGGCAAGCCGATGATCATGGGCCGCAAGACCTTCGACAGCCTGCCGGGCCTCTTGCCGGGCCGTCGCCATATCGTGCTGACGCGGGGCGAGGGACTGGGCGAAGGGGCCGAGCCTGCCGGATCCATCGCGGAAGCGCTGGCGCTGGCGAGCGCGGCGAACGACAGCGGCGAAATCGCGGTGATCGGCGGGGCGGCGATCTACGGCCTGTTCTGGCCGCTCGCCCACCGCATCGAGCTGACCCAGATCCACGCGGATTACGAAGGCGACACCTTCATGCCCGCACCGGACGAAGGCTGGGCCGAAACGGCGCGGGAAGATCACGCGGCGACTGGCGACACGCCCGCCTTCTCCTTCATCACTTACCGCAAGGCCGCCGCCTGA
- the lspA gene encoding signal peptidase II, protein MSELFTRNRLIGLAFAAVIAGIDQLVKWWVIGPLALRQVGHIDLLPFFDLTYTENRGISHGMLQATDMETRWLLVAMTAVIALVVAVWMMREKAMGEILGLALILGGAVGNIRDRYDLGYVIDYADFHIGTFRPFLIFNIADAAITIGVVIILARSLFVRDKEETETGDASRGETDNA, encoded by the coding sequence ATGAGCGAGCTGTTCACCCGCAACCGCCTGATCGGGCTCGCCTTTGCGGCCGTCATCGCCGGCATCGACCAGCTGGTGAAGTGGTGGGTGATCGGGCCTTTGGCTCTGCGTCAGGTCGGGCACATTGATCTTTTGCCCTTCTTCGATCTCACCTACACCGAGAACCGCGGCATCTCGCACGGCATGCTGCAGGCGACCGACATGGAGACCCGCTGGCTGCTGGTGGCGATGACGGCGGTGATCGCGCTGGTCGTGGCGGTGTGGATGATGCGCGAGAAGGCGATGGGCGAAATCCTCGGCCTGGCGCTGATCCTTGGCGGGGCTGTGGGCAATATCCGTGATCGCTATGATCTGGGCTATGTCATCGACTATGCCGACTTCCACATCGGGACATTCCGTCCCTTCCTGATCTTCAACATTGCCGATGCCGCGATTACCATCGGTGTCGTCATAATCCTTGCCCGCAGCCTGTTCGTGCGCGACAAGGAAGAAACCGAAACCGGGGATGCGTCCCGTGGAGAGACTGACAATGCGTAA
- a CDS encoding bifunctional riboflavin kinase/FAD synthetase, giving the protein MRWLDHRRPIPEALRGAVIALGNFDGFHRGHQAVAGEAIAWAKAEGRPSIIATFDPHPVRFFKPDVPPFRLTTLEQRQELYLAAGATAMLVFHFDAELAGTSAEDFIQSILIDRFGAHGVVTGGDFTFGKGARGNVDLLRTFGGERGLQSRVVEAVTAGEEVVSSSRIRQALRDGDPQLAARLLTRPFAIRGIVEHGDKRGRTIGYPTANVTIDNYLRPKYGIYAVTGRLLATGQVLHGAANIGIRPQFEPPKELLEPYFFDFSGDLYGQEIEVAFHHFLRGEAKFDSLEALIEQMDKDCAEARRLLSASSDD; this is encoded by the coding sequence ATGCGCTGGCTCGATCACCGCCGTCCGATCCCCGAAGCGCTGCGCGGCGCGGTGATCGCGCTCGGCAATTTCGACGGGTTCCATCGCGGGCATCAGGCCGTTGCGGGCGAGGCAATCGCCTGGGCCAAGGCAGAAGGCCGCCCTTCGATCATCGCCACATTCGATCCGCATCCGGTGCGCTTCTTCAAGCCCGATGTGCCGCCCTTCCGGCTGACGACGCTCGAACAGCGGCAGGAGCTCTATCTGGCGGCTGGCGCGACCGCGATGCTGGTGTTCCACTTCGACGCCGAGCTGGCCGGAACCAGCGCCGAGGACTTCATCCAATCCATCCTGATCGACCGCTTCGGCGCGCATGGCGTGGTGACCGGCGGCGATTTCACCTTCGGCAAGGGCGCGCGAGGAAATGTCGATCTGCTGCGCACCTTCGGCGGCGAGCGGGGCCTGCAATCGCGCGTGGTCGAGGCGGTGACGGCGGGCGAGGAGGTCGTCTCCTCCAGCCGCATCCGGCAGGCGCTGCGCGACGGCGATCCGCAGCTGGCCGCGCGCCTGCTCACCCGGCCCTTCGCGATTCGCGGCATCGTCGAACATGGCGACAAGCGCGGGCGCACCATCGGCTATCCCACCGCCAACGTCACGATCGACAACTACCTGCGCCCCAAATACGGCATCTACGCCGTCACCGGCCGCTTGCTCGCGACCGGACAGGTGCTCCACGGCGCGGCCAATATCGGCATCCGCCCGCAGTTCGAACCGCCCAAGGAGCTGCTCGAGCCCTACTTCTTCGACTTCTCCGGCGATCTCTACGGGCAGGAAATCGAAGTCGCCTTCCACCACTTCCTGCGCGGCGAGGCGAAGTTCGATTCGCTCGAGGCGCTGATCGAACAGATGGACAAGGATTGCGCCGAGGCGCGGCGCCTTCTAAGCGCCTCCTCCGATGACTGA
- a CDS encoding 5-(carboxyamino)imidazole ribonucleotide synthase: protein MLAPGSTIGILGGGQLGRMMAMAAMQLGYRCIAYAPPGDNVAADACADFFENGWGDRAALTAFATKCDVVTWEFENVPLSTVAAIPQTLLACPARALEVAQDRLGEKRFIAELGGTSAPFARVESEDDFARAFDAVGTPGILKTARDGYDGKGQWRIPSAHEAHGLRFPGRTCIYEGLVEFETEFSVILVRSASGEVRFWDSTANHHEGGMLAQSVLPAGALIEEQVPAARELAAKTAAALGYVGVLTLEFFATKDGPVFNEMAPRVHNSGHWTIEGAATSQFENHIRAITGLPLGATATRFASIDMRNIVGADALTAHTILAEPGEPHLHLYGKREAREGRKMGHVTRVGPALK, encoded by the coding sequence ATGCTCGCGCCCGGCTCCACCATCGGCATTCTGGGCGGCGGCCAGCTGGGCCGGATGATGGCCATGGCCGCCATGCAGCTCGGCTATCGCTGCATCGCCTATGCCCCGCCGGGCGACAATGTCGCCGCCGATGCCTGCGCCGATTTCTTCGAGAACGGCTGGGGTGATCGCGCTGCGCTGACCGCCTTTGCCACCAAGTGCGATGTGGTCACCTGGGAATTCGAGAACGTGCCGCTGAGCACGGTCGCCGCGATCCCGCAGACACTGCTCGCCTGCCCTGCCCGCGCGCTCGAAGTGGCGCAGGACCGGCTGGGCGAAAAGCGCTTCATCGCTGAACTTGGCGGCACATCGGCCCCGTTTGCGCGGGTCGAGAGCGAGGACGATTTCGCCCGCGCCTTCGATGCGGTCGGCACGCCGGGCATCCTCAAGACCGCGCGCGACGGCTATGACGGCAAGGGCCAGTGGCGCATCCCCTCGGCCCACGAAGCCCACGGCCTGCGCTTTCCGGGGCGCACCTGCATCTATGAGGGCCTCGTCGAATTCGAGACCGAGTTCTCGGTGATCCTCGTGCGCTCGGCGAGCGGCGAGGTGCGGTTCTGGGATTCGACTGCCAACCACCACGAAGGCGGAATGCTCGCCCAATCGGTGCTGCCCGCCGGTGCGCTGATCGAAGAGCAGGTGCCCGCCGCGCGCGAGCTTGCCGCGAAGACCGCTGCTGCGCTCGGCTATGTCGGGGTGCTGACGCTCGAATTCTTCGCGACCAAGGACGGGCCAGTGTTCAACGAAATGGCGCCGCGCGTCCACAATTCGGGCCACTGGACCATCGAGGGCGCGGCCACCAGCCAGTTCGAAAACCACATCCGCGCCATCACCGGCCTGCCGCTCGGCGCCACGGCGACGCGCTTTGCCAGCATCGACATGCGCAACATCGTCGGCGCGGATGCGCTGACCGCGCACACGATCCTCGCCGAACCGGGCGAGCCGCACCTGCACCTCTACGGCAAGCGCGAGGCGCGTGAAGGGCGCAAGATGGGCCACGTGACCCGCGTCGGCCCCGCGCTGAAGTGA